In the Theobroma cacao cultivar B97-61/B2 chromosome 1, Criollo_cocoa_genome_V2, whole genome shotgun sequence genome, one interval contains:
- the LOC18612619 gene encoding uncharacterized CRM domain-containing protein At3g25440, chloroplastic isoform X1, whose protein sequence is MAGRILGSASVALRKPHGLKILSSNSFIFIPNKSFQITSLGDVICKAFGWQQAFVPIYDIRRFLLEGHVWIHSARFLNASEKVVETLNHSEKDASVDNAGSGDGKVKRKKLKGKRAVVRWLKYFRWKKKKEYERMTAEEKILYKLRKAQKKEERLGTALKKIEPAESSETTHDPEILTPEEHFFFLKMGLKCKNYVPVGRRGIYQGVILNMHLHWKKHQTLKVVVKTFSPEEVKEIAAELARLTGGIVLDIHDDNTIIMYRGKNYSQPPTEIMSPRVTLSRKKALDKSKYRDGLRAVRKYIPKLEQDLELLHAQAENRPDPMQHVQNTDNDNVDSRNISSLQFEGSNKLKEILDESKELSENESTTDSLMASDSEDLSDIFETESDTETERREERPLYLDEFDKFPVESDREPEHSEEHLCQISMGSKVPTASEKDVDSPNFDEVDRIFIRAASLLKKKRR, encoded by the exons ATGGCGGGGAGGATTTTAGGTTCAGCTTCAGTGGCTCTGCGTAAACCTCATGGGCTCAAGATTCTTTCCTCTaattcattcattttcatcCCCAATAAGTCCTTTCAAATTACCAG TTTGGGTGATGTTATATGCAAGGCTTTTGGTTGGCAGCAAGCTTTTGTCCCAATCTATGACATAAGGAGGTTTCTGCTCGAGGGGCATGTCTGGATTCATTCAGCTCGATTTCTGAATGCTTCTGAAAAAGTTGTTGAGACGCTCAACCATTCTGAGAAAGATGCTAGTGTTGATAATGCTGGTAGTGGTGATGGTAAGGTGAAGAGGAAGAAGCTGAAGGGTAAACGAGCTGTAGTACGGTGGTTGAAATACTTCAggtggaagaagaagaaagagtaTGAAAGAATGACAGCTGAAGAAAAAATTCTTTACAAACTTAGAAAG GctcaaaagaaagaagaaagactTGGAACAGCTTTAAAGAAGATTGAACCTGCAGAATCATCAGAAACAACCCATGATCCAGAAATATTGACTCCGGAAGagcactttttctttttgaagatgGGCCTCAAGTGCAAAAATTATGTGCCAGTAGGAAGACGAGGAATTTACCAGGGTGTAATTCTGAACATGCACCTTCACTGGAAGAAACATCAGACTTTGAAGGTGGTGGTTAAGACATTTTCACCAGAGGAAGTCAAGGAGATTGCTGCTGAGCTCGCACGGTTGACAGGTGGAATTGTGCTTGACATTCATGATGATAATACAATAATAATGTACAGAGGGAAGAATTATTCTCAACCACCAACAGAGATTATGTCACCCCGGGTCACTCTTTCGAGAAAGAAG GCTCTGGATAAATCCAAATATAGGGATGGGCTTCGAGCTGTTAGGAAGTATATTCCCAAGCTTGAGCAGGACCTTGAGTTGCTTCATGCTCAAGCTGAAAATAGACCTGATCCAATGCAACACGTGCAAAACACTGATAATGACAATGTGGATTCTAGGAACATTTCAAGCTTGCAGTTTGAGGGTTcaaataaattgaaagaaattttGGATGAGAGCAAGGAACTTTCTGAAAATGAATCCACTACAGATTCGCTTATGGCTTCAGATTCTGAGGATTTGTCAGATATTTTTGAGACTGAGTCTGACACTGAGACAGAGAGGAGGGAAGAGCGACCACTTTATTTGGAtgaatttgataaatttcCAGTTGAAAGTGATAGGGAACCTGAACATTCTGAGGAGCACCTGTGTCAAATATCCATGGGCTCAAAAGTTCCCACAGCATCAGAGAAAGATGTTGACTCACCAAACTTTGACGAGGTCGATCGGATATTTATACGTGCTGCTTcacttttaaagaaaaagaggagatAG
- the LOC18612619 gene encoding uncharacterized CRM domain-containing protein At3g25440, chloroplastic isoform X2: MAGRILGSASVALRKPHGLKILSSNSFIFIPNKSFQITSSLGDVICKAFGWQQAFVPIYDIRRFLLEGHVWIHSARFLNASEKVVETLNHSEKDASVDNAGSGDGKVKRKKLKGKRAVVRWLKYFRWKKKKEYERMTAEEKILYKLRKAQKKEERLGTALKKIEPAESSETTHDPEILTPEEHFFFLKMGLKCKNYVPVGRRGIYQGVILNMHLHWKKHQTLKVVVKTFSPEEVKEIAAELARLTGGIVLDIHDDNTIIMYRGKNYSQPPTEIMSPRVTLSRKKALDKSKYRDGLRAVRKYIPKLEQDLELLHAQAENRPDPMQHVQNTDNDNVDSRNISSLQFEGSNKLKEILDESKELSENESTTDSLMASDSEDLSDIFETESDTETERREERPLYLDEFDKFPVESDREPEHSEEHLCQISMGSKVPTASEKDVDSPNFDEVDRIFIRAASLLKKKRR; the protein is encoded by the exons ATGGCGGGGAGGATTTTAGGTTCAGCTTCAGTGGCTCTGCGTAAACCTCATGGGCTCAAGATTCTTTCCTCTaattcattcattttcatcCCCAATAAGTCCTTTCAAATTACCAG TAGTTTGGGTGATGTTATATGCAAGGCTTTTGGTTGGCAGCAAGCTTTTGTCCCAATCTATGACATAAGGAGGTTTCTGCTCGAGGGGCATGTCTGGATTCATTCAGCTCGATTTCTGAATGCTTCTGAAAAAGTTGTTGAGACGCTCAACCATTCTGAGAAAGATGCTAGTGTTGATAATGCTGGTAGTGGTGATGGTAAGGTGAAGAGGAAGAAGCTGAAGGGTAAACGAGCTGTAGTACGGTGGTTGAAATACTTCAggtggaagaagaagaaagagtaTGAAAGAATGACAGCTGAAGAAAAAATTCTTTACAAACTTAGAAAG GctcaaaagaaagaagaaagactTGGAACAGCTTTAAAGAAGATTGAACCTGCAGAATCATCAGAAACAACCCATGATCCAGAAATATTGACTCCGGAAGagcactttttctttttgaagatgGGCCTCAAGTGCAAAAATTATGTGCCAGTAGGAAGACGAGGAATTTACCAGGGTGTAATTCTGAACATGCACCTTCACTGGAAGAAACATCAGACTTTGAAGGTGGTGGTTAAGACATTTTCACCAGAGGAAGTCAAGGAGATTGCTGCTGAGCTCGCACGGTTGACAGGTGGAATTGTGCTTGACATTCATGATGATAATACAATAATAATGTACAGAGGGAAGAATTATTCTCAACCACCAACAGAGATTATGTCACCCCGGGTCACTCTTTCGAGAAAGAAG GCTCTGGATAAATCCAAATATAGGGATGGGCTTCGAGCTGTTAGGAAGTATATTCCCAAGCTTGAGCAGGACCTTGAGTTGCTTCATGCTCAAGCTGAAAATAGACCTGATCCAATGCAACACGTGCAAAACACTGATAATGACAATGTGGATTCTAGGAACATTTCAAGCTTGCAGTTTGAGGGTTcaaataaattgaaagaaattttGGATGAGAGCAAGGAACTTTCTGAAAATGAATCCACTACAGATTCGCTTATGGCTTCAGATTCTGAGGATTTGTCAGATATTTTTGAGACTGAGTCTGACACTGAGACAGAGAGGAGGGAAGAGCGACCACTTTATTTGGAtgaatttgataaatttcCAGTTGAAAGTGATAGGGAACCTGAACATTCTGAGGAGCACCTGTGTCAAATATCCATGGGCTCAAAAGTTCCCACAGCATCAGAGAAAGATGTTGACTCACCAAACTTTGACGAGGTCGATCGGATATTTATACGTGCTGCTTcacttttaaagaaaaagaggagatAG
- the LOC108661559 gene encoding calmodulin-like protein 3 has protein sequence MEGMDPAELRRVFQMFDRNGDGKITKKELSDSLENLGIFIPDKELSQMIEKIDVNGDGYVDIDEFGALYESIMNERDEEEDMKEAFNVFDQNGDGFITVEELRSVLASLGLKQGRTIEECKRMIKKVDVDGDGMVNFKEFKQMMKGGGFAALSSS, from the coding sequence ATGGAAGGAATGGATCCCGCAGAGCTCCGCCGGGTGTTTCAAATGTTTGATAGGAACGGAGATGGTAAGATCACCAAGAAAGAGCTTAGCGACTCGCTAGAGAACTTAGGAATCTTTATCCCTGACAAAGAACTAAGCCAAATGATCGAGAAGATCGATGTGAATGGAGATGGTTACGTGGATATTGACGAATTTGGCGCCTTGTACGAGAGCATCATGAACGAGAGGGACGAGGAGGAGGACATGAAGGAAGCATTTAACGTGTTCGATCAAAACGGAGATGGATTCATCACGGTTGAGGAGTTGAGGTCAGTTTTGGCATCGTTGGGGCTGAAGCAAGGGAGAACAATAGAGGAGTGCAAGAGGATGATAAAGAAGGTGGACGTGGACGGAGATGGAATGGTTAATTTCAAGGAGTTCAAGCAGATGATGAAAGGTGGTGGCTTTGCTGCCCTCAGTTCAAGTTAG